A stretch of DNA from Kangiella sediminilitoris:
CCGGTTAAAAATAAAGACTTATGGCAGCAGCTGGATGAGCAGGTATCTAAGCATGATATTAATTGGCATTGGGTTAAAGGCCATAGCGGTCATCCCGAGAATGAAATAGCTGATGAGCTGGCAAACTTAGGCGTTGAGAAAGCATTAGGCGGGCGAAAATGAGCATGAGACAAATTGTACTGGATACAGAAACCACAGGCCTAGAGCCCTCTGATGGTCACCGCATCATTGAGATTGGTTGCGTGGAGCTGGTTAATCGGAAGTTAACCGGAAATCACTATCACCAATATATCAAGCCTGATCGTGAAGTGGATGAGGGTGCCATTGAGGTTCATGGTATTACCAATGAATTTCTGGAAGATAAACCAACGTTTGATGAAATTGCTGAAAAGTTTTTAGAGTATATCGATGGTGCAGAATTAATCATCCACAATGCGCCATTTGACGTCGGCTTTATCGATCATGAGCTTAAGCTGTTCGACCCCACTAAGGGTAAAACCACAGACTACTGCACTGTATTGGATACTCTAGTGCTTGCTCGGCAAATGCACCCGGGCCAACGAAACAGCCTTGATGCACTATGTAAACGCTATGATATCGATAACAGTCATCGGGACTTGCACGGAGCTTTGCTTGACTCGGAGATTCTGGCAGACGTTTATTTGCGGATGACTGGTGGGCAAACCAACCTGACATTAGGTCGACAGTCTGCAGCCAGTAGTGAAGGCGGTGAAATTCAAGTTAGAAAGTTATCGAAAGATAGGCCTGTTTTAAAGGTTATTAAGGCCACGAACGAAGAAGTTGAAGCGCATCAGAAAAAAATTGAGGATATGGATAACGCTTTATGGCGTGAAAGCTAAGTACCCAATTAGTGACTGCTTGCTTATACAGTAGGGACTATTAATGAGGACTGTTTAGAACTTGATTATAAAGTGAGCGGCTTGGGGGATTTCAAGGACAAGAAAAACTTATCATGAAGGTGAATAAAATTTGTAAAAAACACTGGTTTTAGGTTATCCAAATAAAAATAGTAAAAAAATTGGATTTTATAGACAGCTTATTTATGTAGTTAATCGGAAGTGATTTTTGGTTAATAACTGCTCAGTAGGGCGCTTGCGCGGTATTTTGGGGGTTGCTACAATCTTTTGACTTTGTTGGTAACTGCATAACACGAGGCGCGAATTAATTGCGATTGAGCAAGTTTCGCAGTCTCAGCGAATAAGGTGCTATAAAACTACATGAAGAAAAAAACAAGTCTTCGCTATATCATCAGCTTAATTGTTGTGTTGTCACTCATTTGGATTGGTAACTCCGGTTTCTTTAATGGCTTGTTACTATCGCTGGGTGTCGTTTCAGTGGCTTTTGTTGTTTTCATGGCTTACCGTTTAAATATCCTGGATGAAGAGTCACAGCCTTTACATGTCAGTCGACGAATTGTCGGATATTGGTTTTGGCTGCTCAAAACTCTTGTCGAATCCAACATTACAGTAATAAAGCGTATATGGAAGGGACCAAAGTCTCTCGACCCTGTTGTAGCAAAACTTCCCATGAGCCAAGATACGGATATGGGGAAAGCTATATACGCAAATTCCATCACGTTAACTCCCGGCACCACAACTCTTGATATCGAAGGCGACACGATGATTGTGTACGCACTGTCCTATGATGCGATCAAATATCTCCAAGGTGGAGAAATGGATCGTCGCGTTAAGCGTTTGGAGGAATAATGTTTCTTGCCGCAATAATTGCCATCCTGGTAGCTATGGCGCTGGCCTTAGTTCGTGCGCTAATGGGGCCAACTTTATATGACCGTATTTTGGCAGTGAACATGTTCGGTACAAAAACGGTACTGTTCATTGCTGTTCTTGGGTTTTTCATGGGCAGGCCTGACTTTCTAGATGTTGCGTTGGTGTATGCCCTAATCAACTTTATCGCTATCATCGCGGTTTTACGTTTTTTTGAATACAAAAAAGCTGATCCGGAGGAGGAGGTTAAATGAACTTCTTTATTGATGGGTTAAGTTGGGGACTACTGGTCATCGGTAGCTTCATTTGTTTTTCTGGAGCTATAGGTATTCACCGTTTCCCTGAGTTCTTTAGCCGCATGCACGCAGCCAGTGTGACAGATACATTGGGGAGCGGCCTGATACTCTTAGGTTTAATGCTACAAACCGGGGGAGAGATTATAGTCCTGGTTAAGCTGGTCTTAATCTTTTTATTTATATTAATTACCAGCCCTACTGCCAGCCATGCCCTTGCAAAAGCAGCCCTACATGGCGGCCTTAGACCAATACAGGGAAGTCACAAAGATGAGAAGGAAGATGTGTTAACTAAATTCGGCCGTCAAGCGACGTCTGATTCTGATAAAAATAAGGAGTAGAGCCATAGAAATCTTAATTAATGTCATATTACTGGCTTTTTTAGCAATTACAGCTCTATCCTTAGCCTTTACTAAGGATTTGTTCGCTTCAGTAATGCTAACGGGGATCTATAGTCTACTCTCGGCAGGATTCTTTGTACTGATGGATGCTGTTGATGTTGCTTTTACCGAAGCTGCCGTTGGCGCAGGTATTTCAACAATTTTGATGCTGACTACGCTGACAATGACGGGGCGGTTTGAAAACAGGAAGCTGCATCATCCAAAAATCGCATTAAGCGTGGTCATTGTTACTGGAGTCATGCTTGTTATCGGAACGTTCGATATGCCAGCGTTTGGCTCACCATCAGCACCGGCACAGACGCACGTTGCTCCGTATTATATCCAGCAGTCGGGACAGGATATTGATATCCCAAATATCGTCACATCAGTGCTGGCAAGTTATCGTGGCTTCGATACTTTTGGTGAGGTCGTAGTGGTCTTCACCGCAGTTATCGGGGTGTTAGCACTTTTAGAGTTTTCAAGACAGGAGCAGGATGCGAGTCAAAGGCCAGCCCCAATGTTCCAGCATAAGATTTTGCGTATAGTCAGTAAAATTCTTATTCCGCCAATTATGCTGTTTGCTTTGTATGTCCAGTTCCATGGCGAGTACAGCCCCGGAGGTGGATTCCAGGCGGGCGTTATTTTTGCCTCAAGTATCATTCTGTATGCAATGCTGTTTGGTATTGAGCAGACAAGAAAAGCTGTATCAATGCCTGTGGTTAAACTCCTTGCAGCCCTCGGGGTACTAATCTACGGAAGTGTAGGTATTGTCAGTATGTTAAATGGCGGCACCTATTTAAATTATAGTGTGCTAGCTGAAAATGATATTACCGGTCAGCATGTTGGGATTATTGTTATTGAGCTGGGCGTTGGTATCACGGTAGCTACAGCAATGATTTTAATCTTCTTAACCTTTGCCGGAAGAATTGGCAAAACTGAAGAGGAGATAGTATGAATTTTCTCGAACAGTACAATTACTGGATCGTAATTCTATTAATGATGAGTGGGTTCTACATCGTTATTGCCCACGGCAATTTGGTCAAAAAGTTAATGGGGTTGACCATCTTTCAAACTTCAGTCTTCATTCTATACATCAGCGTAAGTAAAGTTTTTGGCGGTACAGCTCCAATACTTGATGATAGTTATGAGGTTTACTCCAACCCTTTGCCTCATGTGCTTATTCTGACGGCTATCGTTGTTGGTGTCGCAACAACTGCTTTAGGCCTGGCCTTGGCTGTTCGTATTAAGGAAGCTTACGGCACTGTCGAAGAGGACGTTATTCAAGAAAAAGACTTGCAGCAAGAGGGCTCAACAGAGTGATTCAACATTTACCGATTTTGCAGGTAATTATTCCATTACTTGCAGCACCGATATGTTTTATTTTGCGTGAAGCCAAGCTCGTTCGTTGGTTTGTTCTACTGGCTAACATCATGGCATTTGTTGTCAGCATTATGTTGCTGCAGCAGGTTAATGCGAACGGAACCTTAGTTTATACTCTGGGTGGCTGGGAAGCACCGATTGGCATTGAATATCGGATTGATGAGCTTAATGCTTATTTACTGATTCTGGTGACTTCTATCAGTACCATCACTTTGATGGCTGCTGGCTCCAGTCTGACAAAGGAAATGAAGGAGAGTAAGCAAACTTATTTTTACATCGCTTACATGCTCTGTCTAACCGGTTTGCTGGGTATTCTGGCAACTGGAGATGCTTTTAATGTCTTCGTCTTCCTGGAAATTTCGTCATTGGCATCATACACCATGATTGCGATGGGTAATGACCGCCGTTCACTTTGGGCGTCATACCAATACTTAATTATGGGAACCATTGGTGCAACGTTCATTCTTATTGGTATTGGTCTGATGTATATGATGACAGGTACCTTGAATATGCATGACCTTGCAGGGCGCCTGGTGGAAGTTGAGCAAACCAAAACCATTTATATGGCTTTTGCCTTCTTTCTTGTTGGTGTGTGTCTTAAGCTGGCTTTATTCCCTCTGCACTTATGGCTTCCGAATGCTTATGCTTACGCGCCTTCCATCGCTACCGTCTTTTTGGCGGCAACAGCAACTAAGGTAGCGATATATATTCTGCTGCGGTTTATTTTCTCAGTCTATGGTTTTGAGTTTTCGTTCACTCATCTACCTCTGACGGAGATACTGGTCACTCTCGGGTTACTGGGTGTTATTGCTGCTTCAATCGTTGCCATCTATCAGACGAATGTAAAACGTTTATTCGCATATTCCAGTGTCAGTCAGATAGGCTACATGATTCTGGGGCTGGGTATTGGAACCAAGACCGGTCTTAGCGCAACGTTATTGCATCTGTTCAATCATGCCTTAATGAAGAGTGCAATCTTCCTGGCTCTTGCAGGCGTGGTTTACCGAGTGGGTAGCGTTAATATAAAAGCATTTGCCGGGCTTGGGCGGCAGATGCCCTGGACAATGGCGGCAATTGTTGTTGGTGGTTTAAGCTTAATAGGTGTGCCATTGACGGTGGGCTTTGTTAGTAAGTGGTATCTAGTTCTGGCATTGCTGGAAAATGGCTGGTGGCCAATAGCTGTATTGGTCCTGATCGGCTCATTGCTGGCAATGGCCTATATCTGGCGTATCGTCGAAGTCGCATATTTCAAGCCTGCGTTACAAAACAATCGGTCTTACAAAGAGGCGCCATTGACGATTCTGGTTCCAGCATGGATTTTTGTTATCGCTAATATTTACTTTGGTATTGATACCAGCTTCACGGCAGGCATATCAGAAAAAACAGCTGAACTGTTGTTTGGGGTGGTTAAATAATGAGTCAAGAATTATTGATGCAGTGGATCATTATACTGCCGCTATTGGCAATTCCGGGGATCCTTTTATTTCATAAACAGCCAAATCTGCGTGAGGCGGTGACACTAATCGTTGGCGCTTTGCTGTTGATCGCTGTCATTGCTTTTTATCAGGACTTTGTAGTTGATAAAGCAGCATATGTCCACTGGTGGGAGTTAATGCCAGGTTTGGATATTGCATTCAGGGCCGAGCCTTTAGGTGTACTATTCAGTTTAGTTGCGGGCTCTCTATGGCTGGTAACGTCGATATATGCCATCGGTTATATGAGAGGGCATGGTGAAGCAAACCAGACCAGGTTCTACACCTGTTTTGCCGTTGCCATTTCAGCAGTAATGGGACTGGCGTTCGCCGACAACCTCTTTACCTTGTTTGTTTTTTATGAAGTATTAACTTTATCTACGTATCCTTTGGTTACTCATGCAGGTACTGATAAGGCACGCCATGGTGGACGGGTATACTTATCCGTACTTCTGACTACTTCAATTCTATTTTTGCTATTTGCCATTATTGGCACCTGGAATGTAGCTGACACCTTAACATTTACTCAAGGCGGCGTTTTTGACGATACTGTGTCGCCAATGATCGCGGGTGTTTTATTGGTACTGTTCGTATTTGGTATTGGTAAAGCCGCTGTCATGCCATTCCATCGCTGGTTACCGGCGGCAATGGTCGCACCGACGCCAGTCAGTGCACTGCTTCATGCTGTAGCAGTAGTAAAGGCGGGTGTCTTCTCGATTCTTAAGGTTTGCGTCTATGTCTTTGGCATTGACTTGCTTAATGATCTGAGTGTCACCGACTGGTTATTGTACGTTGCAACGGCGTCAGTCCTGCTTGCGTCTTTAGTCGCAATGCGACAGGACAATCTGAAGAAACGGTTAGCTTATTCAACGGTTAGCCAATTAGGTTACATTACGATTGGAGCCTTATTGGCAACGCAGGCTGGGGTTCTCGGTGGTGCGTTACACATAGTGGCTCATGCCTTCGGTAAGATTACTTTATTCTTCTGTGCCGGCGCTATTATGGTGGCAGCTCATAAAACCGAAATTAGCGACATGCGAGGTTTGGGCAAAACCATGCCAGTCACTATGATCGCCTTTTTCATTGGCAGTCTAAGCATTATTGGCTTGCCTCCTGCCGCAGGAATGTGGAGTAAATGGTATTTACTGATGGGAACCCTGGAAGCGCAGCAATGGGCCGTGATGATCGTATTAATGATCAGCTCCTTATTAAATATTGCTTACTTGCTACCAATTCCCTTAAGAGCCTTTTTTGATGGTAACCGTAGTGTTGTCTCTATTAATAGAGCTGAAATTAAAGAAGCACCCTGGCCAAGCTTACTGGCATTATGTATTACGGCCATCATGACTATCGTTTTCTTTTTCTGGCCACAGGCTTTTTATGAGCTAGCAGAGACACTGGCAAGTATTGCTGGAGGTACAAATGGCTAATAATAACAATGACGAGAAAAAATATTTATTTGATAAACCAAAGAACGTAAAGCGGCTACTTTATGGTCTTTACACCTGCTGTTTTATCCTGGTTCTGTTGGAGTTTGTTATTCACCGTCATATTTACCATTCATGGGAAGAGCTGTTTGGCTTCTATCCTATATATGGTTTTATCGGCTGTGTGCTATTGGTACTGATTGCGAAGTGGATGAGAACCTTTTTAATGCGTGATGAAGATTATTACGACAAGTTAGAGCAAAAGCAGCATCAGCTAAAGAAGGATGCTGAATCATCAAACGTGCAAGTCAAAGAAACCAAAGGGGGCGATGATGTGGATGCCTGAGTTACCCGCTTTTGTTCCTTTTTTTATTGGTGCACTACTAGCCCTGATTACCAGTGGTAAGGTACGCCAGGCTATTTTACTAATAACGCCGGTCGTCAGTGGTTTGCACTTACTTACTGTGCCGGTAGGAACAGTTCTAAGTTTTGATTTCTTAAATTTCCAGCTTCAGCTCTTTGAAGTTGACAAGCTCAGCCTGCTTTTCGGGTACATATTTCACATCGCAGCTTTTATATGCATGCTGTTTGCATTACATGTGAAAGACACACTGCAACAGGTTAGTGGTTTGCTGTATGCAGGCAGTGCAATTGGTGCAGTGTTTGCTGGAGATCTAATTACGCTATTCATTTTCTGGGAGCTGTTGGCCGTCACTTCAGTATTTTTGATTTGGGCACGTCGAACAGAGCGCTCTTATATAGCTGGACTCCGCTACTTAATTATCCAGGTACTTTCCGGTGTTATTCTGCTGGTCGGAATAATATTTTATGCTCACAAGCATCAGTCAATTGACTTCCAGTTCATTGGTCTAACGGATACCGCCAGCTGGCTTATTTTTATTGCCTTTGGTATTAAGTGTGCTTTCCCAATGCTGCATAACTGGTTAACCGATGCCTATCCAGAGGCTACGCCGACAGGAACCGTCTTCTTGAGTGCCTTTACAACAAAAGTTGCTGTATATGCGCTGGCCCGTGCTTATCCCGGAACTGAGTTGTTGATATACATTGGCGTCATCATGGCCTGCTTCCCAATTTTCTTCGCGGTAATTGAAAATGATCTGAGAAGGGTACTGGCATACAGTATGATTAACCAGATTGGATTTATGGTCGTCGGTATTGGTATTGGTACAGCACTGGCTGTTAATGGTGCGGTATCACACGCCTTTAACGATATTCTGTTCAAGGGACTGCTATTTATGTCAATGGGGGCTGTCCTGCATATGACCGGCAAGATTGATGGTTCCCGTCTCGGTGGCTTATATAAGACCATGCCTAAAACCGCTATCTTATGTATGGTTGGCGCTGCATCAATTTCTGCGTTCCCGCTGTTCAGTGGTTTCGTCAGTAAGTCGATGGTGATGTCAGCGGCGCTGAACAACGGTTACGGCTGGGCGTGGGCGTTGTTGTTATTCTCAGCGGCAGGTGTCTTCCATCATGCAGGTATTAAAATCCCATATTTTGCGTTCTTCGCCCATGATTCTGGGATTAGGACGTCCGAGCCTCCAAAGAATATGCTGCTTGCGATGAGTATCGCGGCGGTATTGTGTATTGCTATAGGTGTCTACCCGCAGGCCTTATATAGCCTGTTACCGTTCGATACAGGCTATAACCCTTACGATGCGACGCACGTGTTGACTCAAACACAGTTACTATTCTTCTCAGCATTAGCCTTTGTCTGGCTAAACCTGAGAAATATGTATCCGCCTGAGCTACCTTCGGTTAACCTGGATATTGACTGGTTCTATCGACGCTTATTCCCAGCGATACTCACACCGTTCTTCAGTGCTTTCTGGGCTACTGATAGAGCCGTTCGTCGCTGGTTTATGCGCGGTGTGAATGGCGTACTAGGCATGATTGCCCGTCATGAGCCTGACGGTATTTTATCCAGAACTCAATTGTCCGGAAGCATGGTTGTATGGGTGACTATCTTGCTGGCAGGCTATTTAATTCTGAGCTTCTGGTAGTAGCCAATACCAATAAAAAGCCGGCAAATGCCGGCTTTTTTGTATCGTAAACTATTGTACGATTACGAAGTCCTGGTTTTCAGGGCATAGACCGTCAAATTTAACTTTGTAGTGCCAGTCTGCAGTGGTATCACCTAGGAACCAAGTACGTGTCTCAAGGTATGCAGTGGAATTTACACAGTATTGAGGAGATATTCTATGGCTACGGCCAGAACCTTTCGGGTTGTCGTATTCATAGGTAATAATTTCAAAACCTTTACCAATTCCTGCGCCTTTACCTTTATATGGATCAGCAAAACAAGATGTCTCTGCTAGACAAGTGTAATCATCTACCGCAAGAGAGCCTTTATATACATGATGATCATAGGTATCGGAAACGGATGTTTTTTCCAGCTTCTTCACATTTGAGTTCAACCAGTTATAAAGGTTTGTACCCGGATATGCAGCACTGATTGCTCCCGTGGTATAAACCAGAGGGTGTTCACAGTCTGCCCACTGACGGGTGTTACGGCATGCGTCCATGGCTGTGCTAATCTCCATCTGAGAGCTGCCACATTGGGCAGGCGTGCTCTTATTGTAGTCACTCCAGGGAGAGCAGCGTTCAGTATGCTGCACACTGATGTTCGCCCAGCGACGCATTTGTGCTAACGGTCCCTGATTACCAGTAAAATCAGCAAAAATAGCAGAATGAGGGTAACCACTATAAGCAGCCGGTCTAACGTATTGGCGTGTAGAAAATTCGACCGCGGCCCAGTTACTGGAATTTGTCCCCTGTAAAAACTGATTGTACTTATCAACCACATTGGAAGGAGTGACGTTTGCTGCCAGACCCTCTGGGCCACCAACCTGAGATGCGCTGATACTGACTTGCAGATTATCGAGTAAAATTTCCAGTTCACTGTTAGAAGATGCGGCGCCATTTGCGCTGAAAACGTCTCCTAATTTTAAACCCAGTTGACCTTTCTTTTGCTCTCGTTCTGTATAGCTGTATTTTTTTGAGTCGAATGAGAATACTAGATATAGAGCAGAACCGACGTTAGCCCCATCAACAAAAGCATCACCACAAAACTCTCTAAAGTCTGCTTTGGCATCATCATTATTAGGTGTCAGCATGTTATTGGTGAAATCTGGATCAATCGGATCTGAAGATGTGGTTAGACGCCAGTTTTCCTCACGGTTAACAATTTTAACCACAAATCTAACCGTGTCATGATCAGAGATTGATTGGACATAACGTGACTTTTCCCCGGATACACCCAGGCTTATATCGTCGCCAGTGAAGCCTACTTTTGCTGAGGCCGATACATCAAGTAGTTCTGCAAGATGATCGTTGTTTTCAACATAATCTACATCAAACGTTACTGGCTCATAAGGTGTGTTCTGGGTAATTTGAAAGTCTGGGTGATCGACATCTAGACAAGTTTGCTTTAATGCACCACGAACGAGATCGTAGCCGTCACCAAGATAGAAGCGTTCACCTGAGCCTGAGATTCGTAATGTACCGCCGCTGGTTGAATCGTCTCTGATTAGTGATGATTCATAGCTATCGACCGATGACTTGTAGCTTGATGCTTTTTGATCAATATTCGATAGGAAACTATATTCTGCATACAAATCAGGGCTTGGCTGGTAGTTAACCATCATCTTATTACCATAGCGGAAACTACTGCATCCCTTGGTGTTACATGAGCGAACCCGATATCGTTTTAAAGCCTTACCTGCAGATACTGAGATATACTTGCTGGTACCGTACCCGTCATAAATTTTTGACCAGCTACCGTTATTGGTTTGCTGGTAAAGCTCATTTCTTACTGGATAACCATAACCATAGCCACTGGTCCAGGTCACACGATAATTGTCATCATTGGTATAGACCGGAGTTTTAATTGAGCCCGGCGTACCTGGAGGAGAGTAAGGACCAGTCGAGCCTCCGCCGTCACAACTGTCAATTGGTTCCAATTTGTTTTCGACGTTAAGTGGCTCGAGGCAAGGTTCCTCTATCAGCTTGGGGGATACTTTTTGTTGCTGCACCTCTTTTTCTTTGGCCTGTAAGCCTGGAGAGCTAATTAATAGCAGAGGCAAAAGTGATGCCATAGTGAGATATTGATATGTTTTCATATTTTAATT
This window harbors:
- the mnhG gene encoding monovalent cation/H(+) antiporter subunit G, translated to MNFFIDGLSWGLLVIGSFICFSGAIGIHRFPEFFSRMHAASVTDTLGSGLILLGLMLQTGGEIIVLVKLVLIFLFILITSPTASHALAKAALHGGLRPIQGSHKDEKEDVLTKFGRQATSDSDKNKE
- a CDS encoding Na+/H+ antiporter subunit E; the protein is MKKKTSLRYIISLIVVLSLIWIGNSGFFNGLLLSLGVVSVAFVVFMAYRLNILDEESQPLHVSRRIVGYWFWLLKTLVESNITVIKRIWKGPKSLDPVVAKLPMSQDTDMGKAIYANSITLTPGTTTLDIEGDTMIVYALSYDAIKYLQGGEMDRRVKRLEE
- a CDS encoding DUF4040 domain-containing protein, with the translated sequence MTALSLAFTKDLFASVMLTGIYSLLSAGFFVLMDAVDVAFTEAAVGAGISTILMLTTLTMTGRFENRKLHHPKIALSVVIVTGVMLVIGTFDMPAFGSPSAPAQTHVAPYYIQQSGQDIDIPNIVTSVLASYRGFDTFGEVVVVFTAVIGVLALLEFSRQEQDASQRPAPMFQHKILRIVSKILIPPIMLFALYVQFHGEYSPGGGFQAGVIFASSIILYAMLFGIEQTRKAVSMPVVKLLAALGVLIYGSVGIVSMLNGGTYLNYSVLAENDITGQHVGIIVIELGVGITVATAMILIFLTFAGRIGKTEEEIV
- a CDS encoding cation:proton antiporter subunit C, with the protein product MNFLEQYNYWIVILLMMSGFYIVIAHGNLVKKLMGLTIFQTSVFILYISVSKVFGGTAPILDDSYEVYSNPLPHVLILTAIVVGVATTALGLALAVRIKEAYGTVEEDVIQEKDLQQEGSTE
- a CDS encoding monovalent cation/H+ antiporter complex subunit F, which produces MFLAAIIAILVAMALALVRALMGPTLYDRILAVNMFGTKTVLFIAVLGFFMGRPDFLDVALVYALINFIAIIAVLRFFEYKKADPEEEVK
- the dnaQ gene encoding DNA polymerase III subunit epsilon gives rise to the protein MRQIVLDTETTGLEPSDGHRIIEIGCVELVNRKLTGNHYHQYIKPDREVDEGAIEVHGITNEFLEDKPTFDEIAEKFLEYIDGAELIIHNAPFDVGFIDHELKLFDPTKGKTTDYCTVLDTLVLARQMHPGQRNSLDALCKRYDIDNSHRDLHGALLDSEILADVYLRMTGGQTNLTLGRQSAASSEGGEIQVRKLSKDRPVLKVIKATNEEVEAHQKKIEDMDNALWRES
- a CDS encoding monovalent cation/H+ antiporter subunit D family protein, whose translation is MSQELLMQWIIILPLLAIPGILLFHKQPNLREAVTLIVGALLLIAVIAFYQDFVVDKAAYVHWWELMPGLDIAFRAEPLGVLFSLVAGSLWLVTSIYAIGYMRGHGEANQTRFYTCFAVAISAVMGLAFADNLFTLFVFYEVLTLSTYPLVTHAGTDKARHGGRVYLSVLLTTSILFLLFAIIGTWNVADTLTFTQGGVFDDTVSPMIAGVLLVLFVFGIGKAAVMPFHRWLPAAMVAPTPVSALLHAVAVVKAGVFSILKVCVYVFGIDLLNDLSVTDWLLYVATASVLLASLVAMRQDNLKKRLAYSTVSQLGYITIGALLATQAGVLGGALHIVAHAFGKITLFFCAGAIMVAAHKTEISDMRGLGKTMPVTMIAFFIGSLSIIGLPPAAGMWSKWYLLMGTLEAQQWAVMIVLMISSLLNIAYLLPIPLRAFFDGNRSVVSINRAEIKEAPWPSLLALCITAIMTIVFFFWPQAFYELAETLASIAGGTNG
- a CDS encoding monovalent cation/H+ antiporter subunit D family protein, giving the protein MIQHLPILQVIIPLLAAPICFILREAKLVRWFVLLANIMAFVVSIMLLQQVNANGTLVYTLGGWEAPIGIEYRIDELNAYLLILVTSISTITLMAAGSSLTKEMKESKQTYFYIAYMLCLTGLLGILATGDAFNVFVFLEISSLASYTMIAMGNDRRSLWASYQYLIMGTIGATFILIGIGLMYMMTGTLNMHDLAGRLVEVEQTKTIYMAFAFFLVGVCLKLALFPLHLWLPNAYAYAPSIATVFLAATATKVAIYILLRFIFSVYGFEFSFTHLPLTEILVTLGLLGVIAASIVAIYQTNVKRLFAYSSVSQIGYMILGLGIGTKTGLSATLLHLFNHALMKSAIFLALAGVVYRVGSVNIKAFAGLGRQMPWTMAAIVVGGLSLIGVPLTVGFVSKWYLVLALLENGWWPIAVLVLIGSLLAMAYIWRIVEVAYFKPALQNNRSYKEAPLTILVPAWIFVIANIYFGIDTSFTAGISEKTAELLFGVVK
- a CDS encoding Na(+)/H(+) antiporter subunit D; translation: MWMPELPAFVPFFIGALLALITSGKVRQAILLITPVVSGLHLLTVPVGTVLSFDFLNFQLQLFEVDKLSLLFGYIFHIAAFICMLFALHVKDTLQQVSGLLYAGSAIGAVFAGDLITLFIFWELLAVTSVFLIWARRTERSYIAGLRYLIIQVLSGVILLVGIIFYAHKHQSIDFQFIGLTDTASWLIFIAFGIKCAFPMLHNWLTDAYPEATPTGTVFLSAFTTKVAVYALARAYPGTELLIYIGVIMACFPIFFAVIENDLRRVLAYSMINQIGFMVVGIGIGTALAVNGAVSHAFNDILFKGLLFMSMGAVLHMTGKIDGSRLGGLYKTMPKTAILCMVGAASISAFPLFSGFVSKSMVMSAALNNGYGWAWALLLFSAAGVFHHAGIKIPYFAFFAHDSGIRTSEPPKNMLLAMSIAAVLCIAIGVYPQALYSLLPFDTGYNPYDATHVLTQTQLLFFSALAFVWLNLRNMYPPELPSVNLDIDWFYRRLFPAILTPFFSAFWATDRAVRRWFMRGVNGVLGMIARHEPDGILSRTQLSGSMVVWVTILLAGYLILSFW